A part of Silvimonas soli genomic DNA contains:
- a CDS encoding CHASE2 domain-containing protein: MLRKHWPQIILGLLCFMLLAAHITSVLRLPAVERLDAYLYDTRVRFSAASAPDPRIAIIDIDEKSLAALGRWPWRRDLLARLVDQVFDHYHAQALGFDVVFAEADDSTGLATLRRLASGELADIPEFGATLTRIAPRLDTDTRLARALAKRNTVLGFYYSSDSHAVSAGALPAPALDAGTLAPVAANITPASHFGANLAQLQTAAAAGGHFVPSVDQDGVIRRVPLLVNIGGQFYPALSLALAQLALGHPPLEPVIEVGGGVPQLEALKLGKLTLSVDANGRATVPYRGPARSFAYVSAADVLKGTVPVDQLAGRILLLGATTPGLNDLRVTPVGEAYPGVEIHANLLSAMLDGALPQRPGYLLGAELLLLAVLTPILVWVLARRPPFQATVTVLTLLVALALADIWLWRVHHVDFPFAATLTLMVALYVLNMAWGYIFVTRRQSQLRQLFGQYVVPELVDRMSADPGKYTMVGQSRELSILFTDVRGFTSISESMAPAELTQFMNAFLTEISTVIRSGQPGTIDKYIGDCVMAFWGAPLPDTLHAHNAVLAALNIHAAMLRLNTTFAARNWPTLVVGVGVNSGVVTVGDMGSRYRLTYTVMGDAVNLTSRIESLTKFYGVPILVTAATRDAAPGFVYREIDRVRVAGREDAVTLYQPLALAGDEAATRYVDAFAPVLAHYRLRQWAQAQQQLATLLQAEPDCVLYRVWRDRVATMQANPPAADWDGVHVFVRK; encoded by the coding sequence TTGCTGAGGAAACACTGGCCGCAGATCATTCTGGGTCTGCTTTGCTTCATGCTGCTGGCGGCGCATATCACCAGTGTGTTGCGGCTGCCAGCGGTAGAGCGGCTGGACGCCTATCTCTACGACACGCGCGTGCGCTTCTCCGCCGCCAGCGCTCCCGACCCGCGTATTGCCATTATTGATATCGACGAAAAAAGCCTGGCCGCGCTGGGCCGCTGGCCGTGGCGACGCGACTTGCTGGCGCGACTCGTCGATCAGGTATTCGACCATTACCACGCGCAGGCGCTGGGGTTCGACGTGGTCTTTGCCGAAGCCGACGACAGCACCGGCCTTGCCACGCTGCGCCGCCTGGCCAGTGGCGAACTGGCCGACATCCCCGAATTTGGTGCCACGCTGACCCGTATTGCCCCGCGACTGGATACTGACACCCGGCTGGCTCGCGCCCTGGCCAAACGCAATACCGTCCTGGGCTTCTATTACAGTAGCGATTCGCACGCGGTTTCCGCAGGGGCCTTGCCCGCGCCCGCGCTGGACGCCGGGACACTGGCGCCAGTTGCGGCCAATATCACGCCAGCATCACACTTCGGGGCCAATCTGGCGCAACTGCAAACCGCTGCGGCAGCGGGCGGACATTTTGTGCCGTCGGTGGATCAAGACGGCGTAATTCGGCGGGTGCCACTGCTGGTCAATATTGGCGGCCAGTTCTATCCGGCGTTATCGCTCGCACTGGCACAACTGGCGTTGGGCCACCCACCGCTGGAGCCGGTGATCGAGGTCGGTGGCGGCGTACCGCAACTGGAAGCGCTCAAGCTGGGCAAGCTGACGTTGAGCGTGGACGCCAATGGCCGCGCCACCGTGCCGTATCGCGGACCGGCACGCTCGTTCGCTTATGTGTCGGCAGCGGATGTACTCAAGGGCACGGTTCCTGTCGACCAACTGGCGGGCCGCATCTTGCTGCTGGGGGCCACCACACCGGGTTTGAACGACTTGCGCGTGACTCCGGTCGGAGAGGCTTATCCTGGTGTGGAAATCCATGCCAATTTGTTGTCGGCCATGCTGGATGGTGCCCTGCCGCAACGTCCAGGTTATCTGTTGGGCGCGGAATTGCTGCTGCTGGCGGTGCTCACCCCAATCCTGGTGTGGGTGCTGGCCCGGCGTCCGCCATTTCAGGCCACGGTGACCGTGCTGACTTTGCTGGTGGCGCTGGCGCTGGCGGATATCTGGCTATGGCGGGTGCATCATGTGGACTTCCCGTTTGCCGCCACATTGACGCTGATGGTCGCGCTATATGTGCTGAATATGGCGTGGGGTTATATCTTCGTTACCCGGCGGCAATCCCAATTACGTCAATTGTTTGGCCAGTACGTGGTGCCTGAACTGGTCGATCGTATGAGTGCGGACCCTGGCAAATACACCATGGTGGGTCAAAGCCGCGAGTTGTCGATCCTGTTTACCGATGTGCGCGGCTTTACCTCGATCAGCGAAAGCATGGCGCCAGCCGAACTGACGCAATTCATGAATGCGTTTCTGACCGAAATTTCCACAGTCATCCGCAGTGGCCAGCCCGGCACCATCGATAAATACATCGGTGATTGTGTAATGGCATTCTGGGGTGCGCCGTTGCCCGACACCCTGCATGCCCACAATGCGGTGCTGGCTGCACTCAATATCCACGCCGCCATGCTGCGTTTGAATACCACTTTTGCGGCCCGTAACTGGCCGACGCTGGTGGTTGGCGTGGGCGTGAATTCCGGCGTAGTCACAGTCGGGGACATGGGGTCAAGGTATCGACTCACTTACACAGTGATGGGTGATGCGGTTAATCTCACCAGCCGGATCGAAAGCCTGACCAAGTTCTACGGCGTGCCGATTCTGGTTACTGCGGCCACCCGTGATGCCGCGCCAGGCTTTGTTTACCGCGAGATTGATCGGGTGCGCGTAGCTGGCCGCGAAGACGCGGTGACTTTATATCAGCCGCTCGCGCTAGCGGGCGACGAAGCCGCGACGCGATATGTGGATGCATTCGCGCCTGTGCTGGCGCACTATCGGTTGCGGCAATGGGCGCAAGCGCAACAGCAATTGGCGACGTTATTACAAGCCGAGCCTGATTGCGTGTTGTACCGGGTTTGGCGTGATCGCGTGGCGACCATGCAGGCCAATCCGCCAGCAGCAGATTGGGATGGCGTGCACGTGTTTGTGCGCAAGTGA
- the glmS gene encoding glutamine--fructose-6-phosphate transaminase (isomerizing): MCGIVGAISERNVVPMLLAGLQRLEYRGYDSSGLALAQRGEFSRVRVAGRVADLAAKAAGQSALAGLAHTRWATHGAPTELNAHPHLGGDSVLIVHNGIIENHAALRTELLAQGYQFTSETDSEVIAHLVHHYLERSNDLLSAVQATIGRLTGAFAIGVLSRDYPDTIICARRGSPLVLGLGFGEQFFASDIAALLPVTQRMIYLEEGDLAELHRGEVRIFNAAGEPVTRQARTVDVAADSADLGHYRHYMQKEIFEQPVAITNTLQRVIELGCQPALFGPTAEALFVAAPAIRIVACGSSYHAGLVARYWIEEWTGLPVSVDIASEYRYRKGREQDGTLIVAISQSGETADLLAAMRSARERGDVKVLAICNVPHSTLTRESDLLFLTQAGLEIGVASTKAFTTQLVALYVLAAALASSRKTLSAAAEREISESLHRLPVLVEEVLAMDGQLEEWAQELAHYHNALFLGRHTLFPIALEGALKLKEIAYIHAEGYAAGELKHGPLALVDEDMPVIVCAARDELLEKLVSNMREVEARSGKVFLLAEPGCESAHPGAHRVLTLPAASGPLAPVVMTLPLQMLSYHTACRKGTDVDKPRNLAKSVTVE; the protein is encoded by the coding sequence ATGTGTGGAATCGTTGGTGCAATCTCGGAACGTAATGTCGTGCCCATGTTGCTGGCCGGGCTGCAACGACTGGAATACCGGGGTTACGATTCCAGCGGTCTGGCTTTGGCGCAACGCGGCGAGTTTTCCCGGGTTCGCGTAGCCGGGCGCGTGGCTGATCTGGCTGCCAAAGCGGCGGGACAATCTGCGCTGGCGGGCCTGGCTCACACCCGTTGGGCCACTCACGGTGCGCCCACTGAACTGAACGCTCACCCGCATCTGGGTGGGGACAGCGTCTTGATCGTGCATAACGGCATTATCGAAAACCATGCCGCCCTGCGAACTGAACTGCTGGCGCAGGGATATCAGTTCACTTCGGAAACCGATAGCGAAGTCATCGCGCACCTGGTGCATCACTATCTGGAACGCTCCAACGATCTGCTCTCTGCCGTGCAAGCCACCATTGGCCGTCTCACTGGCGCTTTTGCCATTGGCGTACTGAGCCGGGATTATCCGGACACAATCATCTGCGCTCGTCGCGGTAGCCCGCTAGTGTTGGGTCTGGGTTTTGGTGAACAGTTTTTTGCTTCAGACATTGCGGCGCTGCTGCCAGTCACCCAACGGATGATCTATCTGGAAGAGGGCGATCTGGCCGAACTGCATCGCGGTGAAGTCCGTATTTTCAACGCCGCCGGTGAGCCCGTTACCCGCCAGGCGCGCACAGTGGATGTGGCTGCCGATTCGGCTGATCTGGGCCACTATCGCCACTACATGCAAAAAGAAATCTTCGAGCAGCCAGTGGCAATCACCAACACGCTGCAACGGGTGATCGAGTTGGGGTGCCAGCCCGCGCTGTTTGGCCCAACCGCCGAAGCGCTGTTTGTCGCGGCGCCGGCCATCCGTATCGTGGCTTGTGGTTCCAGCTACCACGCCGGTCTGGTGGCGCGTTACTGGATTGAAGAATGGACTGGACTGCCGGTTAGCGTAGATATCGCCAGCGAATACCGCTATCGCAAAGGACGCGAACAAGATGGCACGCTGATCGTGGCGATCTCCCAGTCTGGCGAAACCGCCGACTTGCTGGCCGCCATGCGCTCCGCTCGTGAACGCGGCGACGTTAAAGTGCTGGCCATCTGTAACGTGCCGCACTCCACCCTTACACGCGAATCAGACCTGCTATTCCTGACTCAGGCCGGGTTGGAAATCGGCGTGGCATCCACCAAAGCATTCACCACCCAACTGGTGGCGCTGTACGTGCTGGCCGCCGCCTTGGCCAGTAGCCGCAAAACGCTCAGCGCTGCCGCCGAGCGCGAGATCAGCGAATCGCTGCATCGTCTGCCGGTGCTGGTGGAAGAAGTGCTGGCCATGGACGGGCAACTGGAAGAGTGGGCGCAAGAACTGGCGCATTATCACAACGCCTTGTTCCTCGGCCGTCACACCTTGTTCCCGATCGCCCTGGAAGGCGCGCTCAAGCTCAAGGAAATCGCCTACATCCACGCGGAAGGCTATGCTGCAGGCGAACTCAAGCACGGCCCGCTGGCGCTGGTGGATGAAGACATGCCCGTCATCGTCTGCGCCGCCCGCGACGAACTGCTGGAAAAACTCGTCTCCAACATGCGCGAAGTGGAAGCGCGTAGTGGCAAAGTATTCTTGCTGGCGGAACCCGGCTGCGAATCTGCCCACCCCGGAGCGCATCGCGTGCTGACGCTCCCCGCCGCCAGCGGCCCACTCGCCCCGGTGGTCATGACACTGCCACTACAAATGCTCTCCTACCACACCGCCTGCCGCAAAGGCACGGATGTTGATAAGCCACGTAACCTGGCAAAATCAGTCACTGTGGAATAA
- a CDS encoding FHA domain-containing protein, translating into MAKLILSLSGNYINEFKLKPDVTRIGRRPHNEIQVDHLSISGEHALIRLMGGEYIIEDQRSTNGTSVNGQRIVQYKLKDGDQIRIGKHVFTFRVSDAVARPPSNDGFEATQLLVPPTSAARPEGKRTGVVRVLTGTSAGREVILAKASTTLGKAGVQVASIGRRSEGYAISHVEGPKRPLVNNREIGSTPHPLKEEDLIELAGVKMAFFYR; encoded by the coding sequence ATGGCGAAATTGATACTCAGCCTCTCTGGCAACTACATCAACGAGTTCAAGCTCAAGCCAGATGTAACACGCATCGGGCGGCGTCCGCACAACGAAATCCAGGTGGATCACCTGTCGATTTCAGGCGAGCACGCACTGATCCGCCTGATGGGTGGCGAATACATCATTGAAGACCAGCGCAGCACTAACGGGACTTCGGTGAATGGTCAGCGCATCGTGCAGTACAAGCTGAAGGATGGTGACCAGATCCGTATCGGCAAGCATGTGTTCACCTTCCGGGTAAGTGATGCGGTCGCGCGTCCGCCCAGCAACGATGGCTTCGAAGCCACGCAACTGCTGGTGCCTCCCACCAGCGCGGCCCGCCCCGAAGGCAAACGGACTGGCGTGGTGCGAGTGCTGACTGGCACCAGTGCCGGGCGAGAAGTCATTCTGGCCAAAGCCAGCACCACGCTAGGCAAGGCCGGGGTGCAAGTGGCCTCCATTGGCCGACGCAGCGAAGGCTATGCGATTTCTCACGTGGAAGGCCCCAAGCGCCCGCTGGTAAACAACCGCGAAATCGGCAGCACGCCACACCCACTCAAAGAAGAAGACCTGATTGAGCTGGCCGGTGTCAAAATGGCGTTCTTCTATCGCTAG
- a CDS encoding methyl-accepting chemotaxis protein, whose product MYLRSLQSKLVLAVSVIVIVTGVVVAGAGYQFSAKQQEEESRAQISTVGSVLGVHIGNWIGSRAHVLNAFKPVPHDAGLVPMMGYVRDAGGFANVFLAYPDGTQQNANNVVLPPDNNDPRKWHWWGRAEAEQTGTFVEMPSVAAATGAAVSSFAHAVVSNGQVVGVLGADVEISVIMQELKRTQLPGEGYAFIVNKDGQIFAHGDPARLNQPASALGATLTPALLESTFNGKVFSEVDIDGRTKMVAVFPVQGTEFRLVVVSDKSALQSANRESLLRNAEFLAVLLVLIIGTSVFYLRWRLRPLLNIRDAMREISQGDADLSRRLPVLANDEVSQTSEAFNQFIGQLGGTIAAVRQRSQQLVTGVENARNEIQRIAGDANSISDFAGQNAAAIEQVTVSVSEVASSAQEADTLATETAEQSNHSARDLEQITKESGHTLQTVQAVSGMLDTLAQRASEIRSITTVIGEIAGQTNLLALNAAIEAARAGEQGRGFAVVADEVRKLAERTSSATHEITEMLESISTESAHAASSMQGTVDSVNASVGLTNTASQRMLAVSGSIQDMVGRVGHIADATLEQRNATNAMSESTERINQRIAKTDAELQATSRNLSDLEQLAQAINADFERFRL is encoded by the coding sequence GTGTATTTACGAAGTCTACAAAGCAAGCTGGTGCTTGCTGTCAGTGTGATCGTCATTGTGACCGGTGTGGTTGTTGCCGGTGCCGGATATCAGTTCTCGGCAAAACAGCAGGAAGAAGAGTCCAGAGCCCAAATCAGTACCGTGGGCAGTGTGCTAGGCGTTCATATTGGCAACTGGATTGGCAGCCGGGCCCACGTGCTCAATGCCTTCAAGCCGGTTCCCCACGATGCCGGGCTCGTACCAATGATGGGGTACGTGCGCGATGCAGGCGGATTCGCCAACGTGTTTCTGGCCTATCCGGATGGCACGCAACAGAACGCCAACAATGTCGTATTGCCGCCGGATAATAATGATCCTCGCAAATGGCACTGGTGGGGCCGCGCAGAAGCCGAGCAGACCGGCACCTTTGTCGAAATGCCTTCTGTTGCCGCCGCGACTGGCGCGGCTGTTTCCAGCTTTGCGCATGCTGTAGTCAGCAATGGGCAGGTCGTGGGCGTGCTGGGCGCGGATGTCGAAATCTCGGTCATCATGCAGGAACTCAAGCGCACCCAACTCCCGGGCGAGGGTTATGCCTTTATCGTCAACAAAGATGGCCAAATCTTTGCGCATGGTGACCCTGCTCGCCTGAATCAACCTGCTTCCGCACTGGGGGCCACGCTGACACCGGCGCTGCTGGAATCCACCTTCAATGGCAAGGTTTTTTCCGAAGTAGACATCGATGGTCGAACCAAAATGGTTGCGGTGTTCCCGGTGCAAGGGACGGAATTCCGTCTGGTTGTGGTCAGCGACAAATCCGCATTGCAGAGCGCCAATCGCGAGTCGCTGTTGAGAAATGCCGAGTTCCTGGCTGTGCTGCTGGTATTGATCATCGGTACAAGTGTGTTCTATTTGCGCTGGCGTCTACGACCTTTGCTGAATATTCGCGATGCGATGCGTGAGATTTCTCAGGGCGATGCGGATCTCTCGCGCCGTCTGCCCGTACTGGCCAACGATGAAGTCAGCCAGACCAGCGAAGCGTTCAACCAGTTCATTGGTCAGTTGGGCGGGACGATTGCCGCCGTGCGTCAGCGCAGCCAGCAACTGGTTACCGGAGTCGAGAATGCCCGTAACGAAATCCAGCGTATTGCGGGCGATGCTAACTCGATTTCCGATTTTGCCGGCCAGAACGCCGCGGCCATCGAGCAGGTGACAGTCAGTGTTTCGGAAGTGGCATCGTCCGCCCAGGAAGCGGACACCTTGGCGACTGAGACTGCCGAGCAAAGCAATCATAGCGCACGCGATCTGGAGCAGATTACCAAGGAAAGCGGGCACACCCTGCAAACGGTGCAGGCCGTCTCCGGCATGCTCGACACTCTGGCGCAACGTGCCAGTGAGATCCGTTCCATCACGACAGTGATCGGCGAGATTGCCGGACAAACCAATTTGCTGGCGCTGAATGCGGCCATCGAAGCGGCTCGTGCCGGGGAACAGGGACGCGGGTTTGCGGTAGTGGCAGATGAGGTTCGTAAACTGGCGGAACGGACTAGTTCAGCGACCCACGAAATCACCGAAATGCTTGAGTCGATCAGTACCGAAAGTGCGCATGCGGCAAGCAGCATGCAAGGCACGGTGGATAGTGTGAATGCGAGTGTGGGCCTCACCAATACTGCCAGTCAGCGCATGTTGGCGGTTTCGGGCAGCATCCAGGATATGGTAGGGCGCGTGGGTCACATTGCCGATGCGACCTTGGAGCAACGCAATGCTACCAATGCGATGAGTGAAAGCACCGAGCGGATCAACCAGCGCATTGCAAAGACCGATGCGGAGTTGCAGGCTACTTCTCGCAATCTGTCCGATCTGGAGCAACTGGCCCAAGCCATCAACGCGGACTTCGAACGGTTTCGCTTGTAA
- a CDS encoding 3',5'-cyclic-nucleotide phosphodiesterase, with translation MKLQVLGCSGGIGAGNRTTSLLLNDNLLIDAGTGVGDLGFDALVKIDHVFLTHAHLDHIACLPLLLDTVAGSRNRPVTVHATQATIEVLQRHIFNWQIWPDFSTIPDSANALLRYQVLETGDEVILPGVTIRALPALHTVPAVAYQLDSGTASVVFSGDTDDCTPFWESVNAIANLQTLIIETAFADHEETLARASRHFTPRRLLAALGQLRHQVDIRITHLKPADHEQIMLELLRDNSTNFAISRLQTGQIITF, from the coding sequence ATGAAATTGCAGGTACTGGGATGCAGTGGTGGCATTGGCGCGGGAAATCGCACCACTTCGCTGCTGCTCAATGACAATCTGCTGATCGACGCCGGTACAGGTGTGGGTGACCTGGGTTTTGACGCGCTGGTGAAAATCGACCACGTATTTCTGACCCACGCCCATCTGGACCATATTGCGTGTTTGCCATTGCTGCTGGATACCGTGGCGGGCAGCCGCAATCGCCCGGTTACGGTTCACGCCACCCAAGCGACTATCGAGGTGCTGCAACGGCACATTTTTAACTGGCAAATCTGGCCAGACTTTTCCACTATTCCCGATTCGGCCAATGCGTTGTTGCGCTACCAGGTTCTGGAAACCGGTGACGAAGTGATATTACCGGGCGTGACAATCCGCGCGCTCCCAGCTTTGCATACCGTCCCGGCTGTGGCTTATCAGCTGGATAGCGGGACGGCCTCGGTCGTTTTTTCTGGCGATACCGACGATTGCACGCCGTTCTGGGAATCCGTCAATGCCATCGCGAACCTGCAAACGCTCATTATCGAAACCGCATTTGCTGATCATGAAGAAACGCTGGCCCGGGCCTCGCGCCATTTCACCCCGCGTCGCTTGCTGGCCGCGCTCGGGCAACTGCGCCATCAGGTCGATATCCGCATCACGCATCTGAAACCGGCAGACCACGAACAAATCATGCTCGAACTGTTGCGTGATAACAGCACAAACTTTGCAATATCGCGCTTGCAAACCGGTCAGATCATCACTTTTTAA